In Tsuneonella amylolytica, one genomic interval encodes:
- a CDS encoding efflux RND transporter periplasmic adaptor subunit yields the protein MPTSVRRSGAAIALLLLLAACSGGEEEGRQERPTTVGFVVVQPTDVALPSTLAGRVVAQETSEVRPQITGLVRRVLFQPGGYVRAGQPLFQIDSSLYRAAAAEARANVASAEANARAASAKAARYKPLADMEAVSKQDYDDAAAAANAARAAVAQQRASLDTANINLRFTTVPAPISGRIGRPLVTEGALVGTTQPDPLAVIQRTDSVYVDMQQSAADLTALRQKLAGNGASAGSTTVRLRLDDGSMYGSTGTMQFSEVTVSQDTGTVTLRARFPNPQGLLLPGMFVTAILDQAVEKGAYLVPQSALQRDFNGKGYVFLVGKDGKAVRRAVEAERTSGTNWVVTSGLQPGAKIITQGLNQLKSGAAIKPVPASAPQKLQAPPPGGEGAGPNGRGS from the coding sequence ATGCCTACTTCCGTGCGACGCAGCGGCGCCGCCATTGCCCTGTTGCTGTTGCTCGCCGCCTGTTCCGGCGGCGAGGAAGAAGGGCGCCAGGAACGACCCACGACCGTCGGATTCGTCGTGGTGCAGCCGACCGACGTCGCCTTGCCGAGCACGCTGGCAGGACGCGTCGTTGCGCAGGAGACGAGCGAGGTCCGGCCGCAGATCACCGGGCTGGTGCGCCGGGTCCTGTTCCAGCCCGGTGGCTACGTGCGTGCCGGGCAGCCGCTGTTCCAGATCGATTCCTCGCTCTACCGCGCAGCCGCGGCTGAGGCGCGCGCTAACGTGGCCAGCGCGGAGGCGAATGCACGCGCGGCGAGCGCCAAGGCCGCCCGCTACAAGCCGCTTGCCGACATGGAAGCGGTCTCGAAGCAGGACTACGACGATGCCGCCGCCGCCGCCAACGCGGCCCGGGCAGCGGTCGCGCAGCAGCGCGCGAGCCTCGACACCGCGAACATCAACTTGCGCTTCACCACCGTGCCTGCGCCGATCTCGGGCCGGATCGGCCGGCCGCTGGTGACCGAAGGCGCGCTTGTGGGGACGACCCAGCCGGATCCGCTGGCGGTGATCCAGCGCACCGACAGTGTCTATGTCGACATGCAGCAATCGGCCGCCGATCTCACCGCGCTGCGCCAGAAGCTGGCGGGCAACGGCGCGTCGGCCGGCAGCACCACGGTTCGCCTCCGCCTCGACGACGGCAGCATGTACGGTTCGACCGGCACGATGCAGTTTTCCGAAGTCACCGTCAGCCAGGACACCGGCACCGTGACCCTGCGCGCCCGCTTCCCCAATCCGCAGGGCCTGCTGCTGCCCGGCATGTTCGTGACCGCGATCCTCGACCAGGCGGTGGAGAAGGGCGCCTATCTCGTCCCCCAGTCCGCTCTGCAGCGCGATTTCAACGGCAAGGGGTACGTCTTCCTGGTCGGCAAGGACGGCAAGGCCGTGCGCCGCGCCGTCGAGGCGGAGCGGACTTCGGGCACCAACTGGGTCGTGACGTCCGGCCTCCAGCCGGGTGCGAAGATCATTACGCAGGGCCTGAACCAGCTCAAATCCGGCGCCGCCATCAAGCCCGTGCCGGCCTCCGCGCCGCAGAAGTTACAGGCCCCGCCGCCCGGCGGCGAAGGCGCCGGTCCGAACGGCCGCGGGAGCTGA
- a CDS encoding multidrug efflux RND transporter permease subunit translates to MSRIFIDRPIFAWVLAIIVMLGGLGALVTLPIEQYPDIAPTNVNIRASYPGASAETVENSVTQIIEQQLSGLDGLLYFSSQSSSQGSASITATFAKGTDPDIAQVQVQNKVQAAISRLPQPVQTQGVRVTKSNPDQLLTVVVWDATDTRTSDDVSDYLISSIQDPLSRVDGVGDVNVYGSSRAMRIWLNPHRLAGVGLMPSDVISAVQAQNTEVAAGQVGGLPAPDDQMLSASVTAMSKLQTPEQFRAIVLKTAPDGSTVSLGDVARVEFGAQGYDTRRRVNGHPGAGISISLSPGADALATAEAVKQQVDQLKPTLPEGLVVGYANDSTAFIKLSVEEVQKALLEAIVLVMIVMFVFLQSWRATLVPAIAVPVVLLGTFAVFSIAGFSINTLTLFGLVLSIGLLVDDAIVVVENVERLMEENPGMTPREATIQSMDEIQVALIAIALVLSAVFLPMAFFGGSTGVIYKQFSITIVSAMVLSVFVALILSPALTANLLKRKDEERASPGWLARRFPRAQHLFERGTDRFNSGFERMSNGYRDRVRQIVERKWLFLGIYVALVGLLAVLFVRLPTGFLPNEDQGGVFVQYQLPPGATIVRSQEVADSIQKYFLEEEGDNISVLFVLAGGGRGAGGQNQGLAFMKLVDWDERPGEENTAQAIADRATAAFRGLRDARVFVNVPGAVRGLSSSNGFSMEFRNTGSLPSEKFEEYRDALLEDANQDPRLTGVRLSDLPDLATLKVDIDPQRLAAYGLTQDAVNSTIATAWGGRYVNDFIDKGRVKQVYVQGDAEYRSQPSDLGQWFVRGSNGQMTPFTAFAQLDWSSAPPSTSRFNGVPSASFSGQAATGVSSGDAMNAIAELAAKFPGTSVAWSGSSYEERNASSQAPLLYALSLLVVFLCLAALYESWSIPVAVLLVIPVGLLGAIAATTLRGLENDVYLQIGLLTTMGLAAKNAILMIEFAEQAERKGARVIDAALEAARIRLRPILMTSFAFIFGCLPLAISSGAGANSRIAIGTAVIGGMLAATLLAIFYIPLFFVLVRRGVRDGIAAVKGRMKRDEETPAGEPDGAPA, encoded by the coding sequence ATGTCGCGGATATTCATCGATCGCCCGATCTTTGCCTGGGTCCTTGCCATTATCGTGATGCTGGGCGGGCTCGGCGCGCTGGTAACGCTGCCGATCGAACAGTATCCCGACATTGCGCCGACGAACGTCAACATCCGCGCCAGCTATCCCGGCGCGTCGGCCGAAACGGTCGAGAACAGCGTCACCCAGATCATCGAACAGCAGCTCAGCGGGCTCGACGGTCTGCTGTACTTCAGCTCGCAATCCTCGTCGCAAGGATCCGCCTCGATCACCGCGACCTTCGCCAAGGGGACCGACCCCGACATTGCGCAGGTCCAGGTGCAGAACAAGGTGCAGGCGGCGATCTCACGCCTGCCGCAGCCGGTGCAGACGCAAGGGGTGCGCGTCACGAAATCGAACCCCGACCAGTTGCTGACCGTCGTCGTCTGGGACGCGACCGATACGCGCACCAGCGACGACGTATCCGATTACCTCATCTCGTCGATCCAGGATCCGCTGTCGCGCGTCGACGGGGTGGGCGACGTCAACGTCTATGGCTCTTCGCGGGCGATGCGCATCTGGCTCAACCCCCATCGCCTTGCCGGGGTAGGGCTGATGCCGAGCGACGTGATCTCTGCCGTGCAGGCGCAGAACACCGAAGTCGCCGCGGGCCAGGTGGGCGGCCTTCCGGCGCCCGACGACCAGATGCTCAGCGCGTCGGTCACCGCGATGTCCAAGCTGCAGACGCCCGAGCAGTTCCGGGCCATCGTGCTCAAGACCGCCCCCGACGGTTCGACCGTCAGCCTAGGCGATGTCGCCCGTGTCGAATTCGGCGCGCAAGGATACGACACGCGGCGCCGGGTCAACGGCCATCCGGGCGCCGGCATCTCCATCTCGCTCTCGCCGGGCGCCGACGCGCTGGCGACGGCCGAAGCGGTGAAGCAGCAGGTGGACCAGCTGAAACCAACCTTGCCCGAAGGGCTCGTGGTCGGATACGCCAACGATTCCACGGCTTTCATCAAGCTGTCGGTGGAAGAAGTGCAGAAGGCGCTGCTGGAAGCGATCGTCCTCGTGATGATCGTGATGTTCGTCTTCCTCCAGAGCTGGCGCGCGACGCTGGTGCCGGCGATCGCGGTGCCGGTCGTGCTGCTCGGCACGTTCGCGGTGTTCTCCATCGCAGGCTTTTCCATCAACACGCTGACCCTGTTCGGCCTGGTGCTGTCGATCGGCCTTCTCGTCGACGATGCGATCGTGGTGGTCGAGAACGTCGAGAGGTTGATGGAAGAGAACCCGGGCATGACGCCGCGAGAGGCGACGATCCAGTCGATGGACGAGATCCAGGTCGCACTGATCGCCATCGCGCTGGTGCTGTCCGCGGTGTTCCTGCCGATGGCGTTCTTCGGCGGATCGACGGGCGTCATCTACAAGCAGTTCTCGATCACGATCGTCTCGGCGATGGTGCTGTCGGTCTTCGTGGCGCTGATCCTCAGCCCGGCGCTCACCGCCAATCTGCTGAAGCGCAAGGACGAGGAGCGGGCCTCGCCCGGCTGGCTGGCGCGCCGCTTCCCCCGCGCGCAGCATCTGTTCGAACGCGGCACCGACCGGTTCAACTCGGGCTTCGAGCGGATGTCGAACGGCTACCGCGACCGGGTGCGCCAGATCGTCGAGCGCAAGTGGCTGTTCCTCGGCATCTATGTCGCGCTCGTCGGTTTGCTGGCGGTTCTGTTCGTCCGCCTGCCGACCGGCTTCCTGCCCAACGAGGACCAGGGCGGCGTTTTCGTCCAGTACCAGCTGCCGCCGGGCGCGACGATCGTCCGCAGCCAGGAAGTCGCGGATTCGATCCAGAAATACTTTCTCGAAGAAGAGGGAGACAACATCAGCGTCCTGTTCGTCCTTGCGGGCGGCGGGCGCGGGGCGGGCGGCCAGAACCAGGGCCTCGCCTTCATGAAGCTCGTCGACTGGGACGAACGGCCGGGCGAGGAGAATACCGCACAGGCCATCGCCGACCGCGCCACCGCCGCGTTTCGCGGCCTGCGCGATGCGCGCGTGTTCGTGAACGTGCCGGGCGCCGTGCGCGGGCTGTCGTCGTCCAACGGGTTCTCGATGGAATTCCGCAACACCGGCAGCCTGCCGTCCGAGAAGTTCGAGGAATACCGTGACGCACTGCTGGAAGACGCAAACCAGGATCCCCGGCTTACCGGGGTTCGCCTCAGCGATTTGCCCGACCTTGCGACGCTGAAGGTCGACATCGATCCCCAGCGCCTGGCGGCCTATGGCCTCACGCAGGATGCCGTGAATTCGACGATCGCGACCGCCTGGGGCGGCCGGTACGTCAACGATTTCATCGACAAGGGGCGGGTGAAGCAGGTCTATGTCCAGGGCGATGCCGAATACCGCTCGCAGCCGAGCGACCTCGGCCAGTGGTTCGTGCGCGGCAGCAACGGCCAGATGACGCCGTTCACCGCCTTCGCGCAGCTCGACTGGTCGAGCGCCCCGCCGAGCACTTCGCGCTTCAACGGCGTGCCATCGGCCTCGTTCTCCGGCCAGGCGGCAACCGGGGTGAGTTCGGGCGATGCGATGAACGCGATCGCCGAACTGGCGGCGAAGTTCCCGGGCACCAGCGTCGCCTGGTCGGGATCGTCGTACGAGGAGCGCAACGCCTCGAGCCAGGCGCCCCTCCTCTATGCGCTGTCGCTGCTCGTCGTGTTCCTGTGCCTGGCGGCGCTGTACGAAAGCTGGTCGATCCCGGTGGCCGTGCTGCTGGTGATCCCCGTGGGCCTGCTCGGCGCGATCGCCGCGACGACGCTGCGGGGGCTGGAGAACGACGTCTACCTGCAAATCGGCCTGCTCACGACGATGGGCCTCGCCGCCAAGAACGCCATTCTGATGATCGAGTTCGCCGAACAGGCGGAGCGCAAGGGGGCGCGCGTCATCGACGCCGCGCTGGAGGCGGCGCGCATCCGCTTGCGGCCGATCCTGATGACGAGCTTCGCCTTCATCTTCGGGTGCCTGCCGCTCGCGATTTCGTCGGGGGCGGGCGCGAACAGCCGCATCGCCATCGGCACCGCGGTGATCGGCGGCATGCTGGCGGCGACCCTGCTCGCAATCTTCTACATCCCGCTTTTCTTCGTCCTGGTGCGCCGCGGCGTGCGCGACGGGATCGCGGCGGTGAAGGGCCGGATGAAGCGGGACGAAGAAACTCCCGCTGGCGAACCCGACGGGGCGCCCGCATGA
- a CDS encoding efflux transporter outer membrane subunit yields MIARVLISGTAALSLAACSVAPPVAGPPPPPVPLSWPVGDAYLAQSEAALPIVSYTQVFTDPRLQQLVATALIENRDLRVAAANLAAARAQVRVTRSAQFPQVGVNGSVDVSRGSTAGSGTNTGSGNGSGTRTSYSVQGGVSSYELDLFGRYANATEADRERALATEAFARTVRLGIVADIASAWATYAADRDLLAIAEQTAANARESVRLTDLRLKGGIAPRTDLAQAQQVLASAEIAIGEQKTALAQDRNLLRLLVGTEFDAALLPNSIEEIGPTFATLPAGLDSSVLLRRPDVIEAEYRLRAAGADIAVARAALFPSLSLTGLLGLASTALTDLFTGGAFRLSAGAGVGYSIFDAGGRRARVEVTEAQRDAALSSYEGTIQTAFREVSDALADQGTLGERARDARDNAAAATTSVRLSDARYRNGVDSFLDSLIAQRNAFAARQQLVRIELTTLLNRIAVYRALGGDQLGVDPEAPAG; encoded by the coding sequence ATGATCGCCCGGGTCCTGATATCCGGCACCGCCGCGCTGTCGCTCGCCGCGTGCTCTGTTGCGCCGCCGGTCGCCGGTCCGCCCCCGCCGCCGGTCCCCCTATCGTGGCCGGTCGGCGACGCGTATCTCGCGCAATCGGAAGCGGCGCTGCCGATCGTGTCCTATACCCAGGTCTTCACCGATCCGCGGCTCCAGCAGCTCGTCGCCACCGCGCTGATCGAGAACCGCGACCTGCGGGTGGCGGCGGCCAACCTCGCCGCCGCGCGGGCGCAGGTTCGCGTCACGCGCTCGGCACAGTTCCCGCAGGTGGGCGTGAATGGTTCGGTCGACGTCTCGCGCGGAAGCACGGCCGGTTCCGGCACGAATACCGGCAGCGGCAACGGCAGCGGCACCCGTACCTCCTATTCCGTGCAGGGCGGGGTTTCGAGCTACGAGCTCGACCTCTTCGGCCGCTACGCCAATGCGACCGAGGCCGACCGCGAACGGGCGCTCGCGACCGAGGCGTTCGCGCGGACCGTTCGGCTCGGCATCGTGGCCGACATCGCGTCCGCATGGGCGACGTATGCCGCCGACCGGGATCTTCTCGCCATCGCCGAACAGACCGCGGCCAATGCGCGCGAAAGCGTACGGCTGACGGACCTGCGCCTGAAGGGCGGTATCGCGCCGCGCACCGATCTGGCGCAGGCGCAGCAGGTTCTCGCCAGCGCCGAGATCGCGATCGGCGAACAGAAGACCGCGCTGGCGCAGGACCGCAATCTTCTGCGCCTGCTCGTCGGCACCGAGTTCGACGCGGCACTGCTGCCGAATTCCATCGAAGAAATCGGCCCGACGTTCGCAACGCTGCCCGCCGGGCTCGATTCGTCCGTCCTCCTGCGCCGGCCGGACGTGATCGAAGCCGAATACCGTCTTCGCGCGGCCGGTGCGGACATCGCGGTCGCGCGGGCGGCGCTGTTCCCGTCGCTGTCGCTTACCGGGCTTCTCGGCTTGGCCAGCACCGCACTGACCGACCTCTTCACCGGCGGCGCGTTCCGCCTGTCGGCCGGCGCGGGCGTCGGATACTCGATCTTCGACGCAGGCGGCCGCCGCGCGCGGGTCGAAGTGACCGAGGCGCAGCGCGACGCCGCGCTGTCTTCGTACGAGGGGACGATCCAGACGGCCTTTCGCGAAGTGTCGGACGCGCTGGCCGACCAGGGCACGCTGGGCGAGCGCGCGCGCGACGCGCGCGACAACGCCGCCGCCGCGACCACGAGCGTCCGGCTCAGCGATGCGCGCTACCGCAACGGGGTGGACAGCTTCCTCGACAGCCTGATCGCCCAGCGCAACGCCTTCGCCGCGCGCCAGCAGCTCGTCCGGATCGAACTCACGACCCTGCTCAACCGGATCGCGGTGTACCGGGCCCTGGGCGGCGACCAGCTCGGGGTCGATCCAGAGGCCCCGGCAGGCTGA
- a CDS encoding ABC-F family ATP-binding cassette domain-containing protein translates to MISIDNLTVRLGGRAILQDASATIPPGSRVGLIGRNGAGKSTLMKALIGQIEPDQGGIEMPRRARVGYIAQEAPSGSITPFDAVLAGDAERASLLEEAETCTDMDRLGDVHDRLLAIDAYAAPSRAAIILTGLGFDEEMQAQPLDTFSGGWKMRVALGALLLSNPDILLLDEPSNHLDLEATLWLESFLKAYQGTLVVISHERDLLNNVVTAILHLQDGKLALYPGGYDAFEKQRAERAAQLAAAKAAQDAQRARLEDYVARNSARASTAKQAQSRAKMLAKMQPIAALIEDPSLSFDFPSPDEMRPPLITLDLAAVGYGEEPILKRLNLRIDPDDRIALLGRNGNGKTTLARLLAAQLAPMDGAMQASGRMRVGYFTQYQVEELSTDGTPLDHMTRAMEGASPGAVRAQLGRFGFSGHRATAKIGTLSGGERARLALALITRDAPHLLILDEPTNHLDVDAREALVQALNDFDGAVILISHDRHMVELTADRLVLVDDGTAREYAGSIEDYIDFVLGRNQPRGDGKSGGGAKAKKDRRGSAKDREAIRLARSTVTASEKAMTRLQDKLAALDAALADPAAAGRPPEDLLRERAQLAGELEAAEQEWLEAQESLELAGAG, encoded by the coding sequence ATGATCTCCATCGACAACCTCACCGTGCGGCTGGGCGGCCGCGCCATCCTGCAGGATGCCTCCGCCACGATCCCGCCGGGCAGCCGGGTCGGCCTGATCGGCCGCAACGGTGCGGGCAAGTCCACGCTGATGAAGGCGCTGATCGGCCAGATCGAGCCCGACCAGGGCGGGATCGAGATGCCCCGTCGGGCCCGGGTGGGCTATATCGCACAGGAAGCGCCGAGCGGATCGATCACCCCGTTCGACGCGGTGCTGGCCGGCGACGCCGAACGCGCCAGCCTGCTGGAAGAGGCCGAGACCTGCACCGACATGGACCGGCTGGGCGACGTCCACGACCGGCTGCTCGCCATCGACGCCTATGCCGCCCCGTCGCGCGCGGCGATCATCCTCACCGGTCTCGGTTTCGACGAGGAGATGCAGGCGCAGCCGCTGGACACGTTCTCGGGCGGGTGGAAGATGCGCGTGGCGCTGGGCGCGCTGCTGCTGTCCAACCCCGATATCCTGCTGCTCGACGAACCGTCGAACCACCTCGACCTCGAGGCGACGCTGTGGCTGGAAAGCTTCCTCAAGGCCTATCAGGGCACGCTGGTCGTCATCAGCCACGAACGCGACCTGCTCAACAATGTCGTTACCGCGATCCTCCACCTGCAGGACGGCAAGCTGGCGCTCTATCCCGGCGGGTACGACGCGTTCGAGAAGCAGCGCGCCGAGCGGGCCGCGCAGCTTGCCGCCGCAAAGGCCGCGCAGGACGCCCAGCGCGCCCGCTTGGAGGATTACGTCGCGCGCAACAGCGCCCGCGCTTCCACCGCCAAGCAGGCACAGTCGCGCGCCAAGATGCTGGCCAAGATGCAGCCGATCGCCGCGCTGATCGAGGATCCTAGCCTGAGCTTCGACTTCCCCAGCCCCGACGAGATGCGCCCGCCGCTCATCACGCTCGACCTGGCGGCCGTGGGATACGGCGAGGAGCCGATCCTGAAGCGCCTCAACCTTCGGATCGACCCCGACGACCGGATCGCGCTGCTGGGCCGCAACGGCAACGGCAAGACCACGCTCGCCCGCCTGCTCGCGGCGCAGCTCGCGCCGATGGACGGCGCGATGCAGGCATCAGGCCGGATGCGGGTGGGCTATTTCACCCAGTACCAGGTCGAGGAACTGTCGACCGATGGCACCCCGCTCGACCACATGACCCGGGCGATGGAGGGCGCTTCGCCCGGCGCGGTGCGCGCACAGCTCGGCCGGTTCGGTTTTTCCGGGCATCGCGCGACCGCGAAGATCGGCACTCTGTCGGGCGGGGAGCGGGCGCGGCTGGCGCTGGCGCTCATCACCCGCGACGCGCCGCATCTCCTGATCCTCGACGAACCGACCAACCACCTCGACGTCGACGCGCGCGAGGCGCTGGTGCAGGCCCTCAACGATTTCGATGGGGCGGTCATTCTCATCAGCCACGACCGCCACATGGTGGAACTGACCGCCGACCGCCTGGTCCTCGTCGACGACGGTACCGCCCGCGAATACGCGGGCAGCATCGAGGACTACATCGATTTCGTGCTCGGCCGGAACCAGCCCCGCGGCGACGGAAAGAGCGGGGGCGGCGCGAAGGCGAAGAAGGACAGGCGCGGATCGGCGAAGGACCGCGAGGCCATCCGCCTCGCCCGCAGCACCGTCACGGCGAGCGAGAAGGCGATGACCCGCCTGCAGGACAAGCTGGCCGCGCTCGATGCCGCGCTCGCCGATCCTGCCGCCGCCGGCCGGCCGCCCGAGGACCTGCTGCGCGAACGCGCGCAGCTTGCCGGCGAACTCGAAGCGGCCGAGCAGGAATGGCTGGAAGCGCAGGAAAGTCTGGAACTGGCCGGAGCGGGCTGA
- a CDS encoding acetolactate synthase large subunit, with protein MNGAQSLVDTLVTRGVDTCFANPGTSEMHFLAALGDPRMRGVLCLFEGVCTGAADGYYRMADKPAATLLHLGPGLSNGLANIHNARRASSGMVNVVGEHATKHLKYDAPLTSDIEGLARPLSHWVRRGGSAATIAWDTAAAIAEAGAHPGRIATLILPGDTAWQGAGEPALPSPAPPARKAPDPARIEEVAKVLRSGEPTMLILANKACRTAPLELAGKVAAGTGCRLASQFFTNRIERGAGRVPLERIPYSVAPALAFLKGTKHIVTLETKEPVAFFSYPGQPSLLKEPGTQVHTLSEADEDSTLALEMLVDALGLGSAQTAHQPPADTPAPQGKLDPVSIAHALCAGIPENAIVVDESLTSGRESMSYTLGAAPHDMINNLGGSIGYSPPVATGAAIACPDRRTICLVGDGSAMYTIQALWTQAREQLPVTTVVFANNTYNILKAEYSNMGAGDRPSAEALNLIDIDRPTIDWLAMGRSMGVPGVQVDTAEGLAKALLNANGEAGPRLIEVKLY; from the coding sequence ATGAACGGCGCGCAAAGCCTGGTCGACACTCTGGTCACCCGCGGGGTGGACACCTGCTTCGCCAACCCCGGCACGTCCGAAATGCACTTCCTCGCCGCGCTGGGCGATCCCCGGATGCGCGGGGTGCTGTGCCTGTTCGAGGGCGTGTGCACGGGCGCGGCCGACGGGTACTACCGCATGGCCGACAAGCCCGCCGCCACGCTGCTCCACCTCGGACCCGGGCTGTCGAACGGGCTTGCCAACATCCACAACGCGCGCCGCGCCTCGTCCGGCATGGTCAACGTCGTCGGCGAACACGCGACCAAGCACCTGAAATACGATGCGCCGCTCACGAGCGACATCGAAGGGCTGGCGCGCCCGCTGTCGCACTGGGTCCGCCGCGGCGGCAGCGCGGCGACCATCGCCTGGGACACCGCCGCCGCCATCGCCGAAGCCGGCGCGCACCCCGGGCGCATCGCAACGCTGATCCTGCCGGGCGACACCGCGTGGCAGGGCGCGGGCGAGCCCGCCCTGCCCTCGCCCGCCCCGCCGGCGCGCAAGGCGCCCGACCCGGCCCGGATCGAGGAAGTCGCCAAGGTGCTACGCAGCGGCGAGCCGACGATGCTGATCCTCGCCAACAAGGCCTGCCGCACCGCGCCGCTCGAACTCGCGGGCAAGGTCGCGGCGGGTACCGGCTGCCGCCTCGCCAGCCAGTTCTTCACCAACCGCATCGAACGCGGTGCGGGCCGCGTACCGCTGGAGCGGATCCCCTATTCGGTCGCCCCCGCGCTCGCCTTTCTCAAGGGTACGAAGCACATCGTCACCCTGGAAACGAAGGAGCCGGTGGCGTTCTTCAGCTACCCCGGCCAGCCGAGCCTGCTGAAGGAACCGGGCACGCAGGTACACACCCTTTCGGAAGCCGACGAGGACAGCACGCTCGCACTCGAGATGCTGGTCGACGCGCTCGGCCTCGGCAGCGCGCAGACCGCCCACCAGCCGCCTGCCGATACTCCGGCACCGCAGGGCAAGCTCGATCCCGTATCGATTGCCCACGCGCTGTGCGCCGGCATCCCCGAGAACGCCATCGTCGTCGACGAGAGCCTGACGAGCGGTCGCGAATCGATGAGCTATACGCTCGGCGCGGCGCCGCACGACATGATCAACAACCTCGGCGGTTCGATCGGCTATTCCCCGCCCGTCGCGACCGGCGCGGCGATCGCGTGCCCCGACCGGCGGACCATCTGCCTCGTCGGCGACGGCAGCGCGATGTACACGATCCAGGCGCTGTGGACGCAGGCGCGCGAGCAACTGCCGGTGACCACCGTGGTCTTCGCCAACAACACCTACAACATCCTCAAGGCCGAATATTCGAACATGGGCGCGGGCGACCGCCCGTCGGCCGAAGCGCTGAACCTGATCGACATCGACCGGCCGACGATCGACTGGCTGGCGATGGGCAGGTCGATGGGCGTGCCCGGCGTCCAGGTCGATACCGCCGAAGGGCTGGCGAAGGCGCTGCTCAATGCGAACGGCGAGGCGGGACCGCGGCTGATCGAGGTCAAGCTGTACTGA
- a CDS encoding queuosine precursor transporter translates to MTEAPHAPLLGAEPAAPVFPRALFVFTLLYGGMTVLAGILGNKQVALGPLAVEAGIFAFLMLVVLSSSVAQLYGRKTADRLVLWGFVPLAFSIVLIPIVLALPASVDMPADRQAAFSLLLGSTPRIMAAGPVAYGVSLLLNVWIFQALRGKGGESGGFFMLVRGAIASALSQVVDTLIFISLAFYGEFPIRDLLLGQMLAKVVLSIVLVPPLIALAVAFARRMDTRPA, encoded by the coding sequence ATGACCGAAGCCCCCCACGCGCCCCTCTTGGGCGCAGAGCCCGCCGCGCCCGTCTTCCCGCGTGCGCTGTTCGTTTTCACGCTGCTGTACGGCGGCATGACCGTTCTTGCGGGCATCCTCGGCAACAAGCAGGTGGCGCTGGGCCCGCTGGCGGTCGAGGCGGGCATCTTCGCGTTCCTGATGCTCGTCGTGCTGTCGAGCTCGGTCGCACAGCTCTACGGCCGCAAGACCGCCGACCGGCTGGTGCTGTGGGGCTTCGTGCCGCTCGCGTTTTCAATTGTGCTCATCCCGATCGTCCTCGCGTTGCCCGCCTCGGTCGACATGCCGGCCGACCGGCAGGCCGCCTTCAGCCTTTTGCTCGGCTCCACCCCGCGCATCATGGCGGCGGGACCGGTCGCCTATGGCGTCTCGCTGCTGCTCAACGTCTGGATCTTCCAGGCCCTGCGCGGAAAAGGGGGCGAATCGGGCGGCTTCTTCATGCTCGTGCGCGGCGCCATCGCTTCGGCGTTGAGCCAGGTCGTCGACACGCTGATCTTCATCAGCCTCGCCTTTTACGGCGAGTTTCCGATCCGCGACCTCCTGCTCGGCCAGATGCTCGCCAAGGTCGTCCTGTCGATCGTGCTGGTCCCGCCGCTGATCGCGCTGGCGGTCGCGTTCGCCCGGCGGATGGATACGCGCCCCGCCTGA